A single region of the Marinobacter nanhaiticus D15-8W genome encodes:
- a CDS encoding LysR family transcriptional regulator produces the protein MDTELAKTFLVVAETGSFVKAADRLNISQTTVTARIRSLETQLGQALFERGRHGATLTPQGDRFMPSAMSILQVWERARHDVNVSTEHQHVLSVGGELSLWNPLLLNWLVWMRQHCPEIALRTEVGEANTLIGKVERGVLDIAVVYSPMYHPGLAVEMLEEERLVMVTTDPSGATAENEHYVYVDWGPEFSAQHDKTFPSLKRSGIFVGMGPLGLSYILSAGGAGYFRERAIRGLLEDERLYRVPNAPAFPYPSYMVTTQNDETGAIGRGMEGLRTVVRDGMSPWVMPV, from the coding sequence ATGGATACCGAGCTCGCAAAGACGTTCCTTGTCGTCGCCGAGACGGGCAGCTTCGTTAAAGCTGCCGATCGGCTGAATATATCCCAGACCACCGTCACCGCCCGCATCCGATCGCTGGAGACCCAGCTGGGGCAGGCCCTGTTCGAACGCGGTCGCCACGGTGCCACGCTCACCCCGCAGGGCGACCGGTTCATGCCCTCGGCCATGTCGATTCTGCAAGTGTGGGAACGGGCCAGGCACGATGTGAACGTCTCCACCGAACACCAGCATGTGCTATCGGTCGGCGGCGAGTTGAGTCTGTGGAACCCGCTGCTGCTCAACTGGCTGGTCTGGATGCGCCAGCATTGCCCTGAGATCGCCCTGCGTACCGAAGTGGGCGAGGCCAACACGCTGATCGGCAAGGTCGAGCGCGGGGTGCTGGACATCGCCGTGGTCTACTCACCGATGTACCACCCGGGGCTGGCGGTGGAGATGCTCGAGGAAGAACGGCTGGTCATGGTCACTACCGATCCGTCCGGCGCCACGGCAGAGAACGAGCATTACGTCTATGTGGACTGGGGCCCGGAGTTTTCTGCACAGCATGACAAGACCTTCCCCTCCCTTAAGCGTTCCGGCATCTTCGTCGGCATGGGGCCGCTGGGGCTGAGCTACATCCTCTCAGCAGGCGGCGCCGGCTACTTCCGCGAACGGGCGATCCGCGGCCTGCTGGAAGACGAACGCCTTTATCGCGTGCCCAACGCGCCCGCTTTCCCCTATCCGTCCTATATGGTGACTACCCAGAACGACGAAACCGGTGCCATTGGACGCGGCATGGAAGGGCTGCGCACGGTTGTTCGCGACGGCATGTCGCCCTGGGTCATGCCGGTCTGA
- a CDS encoding GlxA family transcriptional regulator: MTGSSDDHSGGSGLPPYRIGFLLIENFTLMALASAIEPLRMANQLAGNELYTWQLLSADGRMISASDGITLKPDSPMAESGPLDMVIVVAGIDVTQSFSNRETAWLRTFARKRVVLGAVCTGPYVLASAGLLDGYSCSAHWECLTALQEGFPRVQCNNRLYTLDRDRMTCTGGEVPLHMMLSMLTRRHGQELADAISDMFVCDRVREDSEQQPVPLRKQIAVAQPKLAEVAQLMEANIEEPIELRELAQLAGISRRQLERIFLKHLGCTPSRYYLKLRLDRARRLLKQTSCSIVEIASMCGFISATHFSRCYRKYMGTAPKVARSSGRGTMQAGRTEPFPLSPSSEALRRAQVEPTYGVFTYRPVPKGPNRDNGTA; this comes from the coding sequence ATGACTGGCTCCAGCGACGATCACTCAGGCGGCTCCGGTCTCCCGCCTTACCGGATCGGCTTCCTGCTGATCGAAAACTTCACGCTGATGGCGCTGGCCAGCGCTATCGAACCCCTACGCATGGCCAATCAACTGGCCGGTAATGAACTCTACACCTGGCAGTTGCTCTCCGCCGACGGCCGGATGATCAGCGCCAGCGACGGTATCACCCTCAAGCCCGACAGCCCCATGGCTGAATCCGGACCACTGGATATGGTTATCGTCGTTGCCGGCATCGATGTTACCCAGAGCTTTTCCAACCGTGAGACCGCTTGGCTACGTACCTTCGCGCGTAAACGGGTGGTGCTCGGTGCCGTGTGTACCGGACCCTACGTGCTGGCAAGCGCAGGTTTGCTCGACGGCTACAGTTGTAGCGCCCATTGGGAGTGCCTGACCGCCCTCCAGGAAGGATTTCCCAGGGTTCAATGCAACAACCGGTTATATACCCTGGATCGTGATCGAATGACCTGTACCGGCGGTGAAGTGCCCCTGCACATGATGCTCAGCATGCTCACCCGACGCCATGGCCAGGAACTGGCGGACGCCATTTCCGATATGTTCGTGTGTGATCGCGTGCGCGAGGATTCCGAACAGCAGCCGGTGCCGCTACGCAAGCAGATTGCCGTGGCCCAACCCAAGCTGGCGGAGGTGGCGCAACTGATGGAAGCCAATATCGAGGAGCCCATCGAATTGAGGGAGCTCGCGCAACTGGCGGGCATCTCGCGCCGGCAACTGGAGCGCATCTTCCTCAAGCACCTGGGCTGTACGCCATCGCGCTATTACCTGAAGCTACGCCTGGATCGGGCCCGGAGGCTGCTTAAGCAGACTTCGTGCTCCATCGTCGAGATCGCCTCCATGTGCGGCTTCATCTCCGCAACCCATTTCAGCCGCTGCTACCGCAAGTACATGGGGACCGCGCCCAAAGTGGCTCGATCGAGTGGCCGCGGCACCATGCAGGCTGGACGGACAGAACCCTTTCCGCTGTCGCCGTCCTCCGAAGCCTTGCGCCGTGCCCAGGTCGAGCCGACCTATGGTGTATTCACCTACAGACCGGTGCCGAAGGGCCCGAATCGGGACAACGGCACCGCCTGA
- a CDS encoding Crp/Fnr family transcriptional regulator — MGKRNDVLVSSASQVLNQPSSSPCLANEIPEAYAWTSQDSGDGRARALRNSLARVLGWGIPDKLSRSRRQLLDEMAALFEHRSYGAEVNLETRNRTWQRIYLVEYGVARLYRKNDEGRVSIHHFFDEGSAIWPVFARTRSERNTLCLTTVTPCTVWEADFRPFRELIKQDGDGAWAHFALALMEELAERSTMREFERQTLSAEERYQVMVRDYPELVERVPDYQLAAWLGVATATYSRLKNGRSRRH, encoded by the coding sequence ATGGGCAAACGCAATGATGTTCTCGTTTCATCTGCCTCGCAGGTTCTTAACCAGCCGTCCTCGTCACCTTGTCTAGCCAACGAAATTCCCGAAGCTTACGCCTGGACCTCCCAGGACTCCGGCGACGGGAGGGCGCGGGCGCTTCGCAACAGCCTTGCCAGGGTGTTGGGTTGGGGTATTCCCGACAAGCTTTCCCGTTCCCGGCGGCAACTTCTCGATGAGATGGCAGCCCTGTTCGAGCACCGGTCCTACGGCGCCGAGGTTAACCTCGAGACCCGCAACCGGACTTGGCAGCGTATCTACCTGGTGGAGTATGGCGTCGCGCGGCTCTACCGGAAGAACGATGAAGGGCGGGTCAGCATCCACCATTTCTTCGACGAAGGCAGCGCCATTTGGCCGGTCTTCGCCCGGACACGCTCGGAGCGTAACACCCTTTGCCTTACGACCGTAACGCCATGCACCGTCTGGGAAGCTGATTTCCGGCCGTTCCGCGAGCTGATCAAGCAGGATGGCGATGGCGCGTGGGCTCACTTCGCCCTGGCATTGATGGAAGAATTGGCTGAGCGGTCCACCATGCGTGAGTTCGAGCGCCAGACCCTTAGCGCCGAGGAGCGTTATCAGGTCATGGTGCGCGACTATCCGGAGCTGGTGGAGCGGGTACCGGATTACCAGCTCGCCGCCTGGCTTGGTGTGGCCACGGCCACCTATTCCCGACTCAAGAACGGTCGTAGCCGTCGCCACTGA
- a CDS encoding formate--tetrahydrofolate ligase, whose amino-acid sequence MAPLPAELPPPGTPDIEIARAVQPQSILLLAQQRFGLPADSLIPFGHYKAKLNMSHFQLKDPSSYGKLVLVTAITPTPAGEGKTTTSVGLNDGFNQLGLKSSVCLREPSLGPCFGMKGGAAGGGRAQVIPMEDINLHFNGDFHAITAAHNLLASILDNHIHWGSESGLDPRYVTWRRVMDLNDRALRNTIVGLGGAANGLPRETGFDITVASELMAILCMAENINDLKQRLGRIVVGRRRDHSPVTVSDLSAEGAMSILLKDALQPNLVQSLEHNPVFIHGGPFANIAHGCNSVMATRSALSLNDVVVTEAGFGADLGAEKFIDIKCRHSGLRPDAAVLVCTVRALKMQGGVPKSRLATPDLVALREGAVNLERHIRNLRQFGLTPVVSINRFPTDSEDEIAEIQAICHEYDVQAVPAEHWALGGAGATELAQAVLDQMALGKPDVQLLYPDDASLTDKIETIATRLYDAERVDYSPEAKQQLEEYEQLGFGHLPVCIAKTQYSFSANPKLRGAPSGHALPVREARLSAGAGFVVVICGDIMTMPGLPRHPAALDMGLSPEGDVYGLV is encoded by the coding sequence ATGGCGCCGCTGCCAGCAGAACTGCCGCCCCCCGGCACGCCGGATATCGAGATCGCCCGGGCGGTACAGCCCCAATCGATCCTGCTGCTGGCCCAGCAGCGTTTCGGGCTGCCGGCGGACAGCCTGATTCCTTTCGGCCACTACAAGGCCAAGCTGAACATGAGCCATTTCCAGCTTAAGGATCCGTCGAGCTATGGCAAGCTGGTGCTGGTTACCGCGATAACTCCTACGCCCGCTGGCGAGGGCAAGACCACCACCAGCGTGGGACTGAACGACGGTTTCAACCAACTGGGTTTGAAATCCTCGGTGTGCCTCCGGGAGCCATCGCTTGGCCCCTGCTTCGGCATGAAGGGCGGCGCAGCCGGCGGAGGCCGGGCGCAGGTCATTCCGATGGAAGACATCAACCTGCACTTCAATGGGGATTTCCATGCCATTACCGCCGCCCACAACCTGCTGGCGTCGATCCTCGACAACCATATCCACTGGGGCAGCGAATCCGGCCTGGACCCGCGCTATGTTACCTGGCGGCGCGTCATGGATCTTAACGACCGGGCCCTGCGCAACACCATCGTCGGCCTGGGCGGTGCCGCCAATGGCCTACCCCGGGAGACCGGCTTTGACATCACGGTTGCGTCAGAGCTCATGGCCATCCTCTGCATGGCGGAAAACATCAACGACCTGAAGCAGCGCCTGGGGCGGATTGTCGTCGGGCGCCGTCGGGACCATTCTCCGGTCACGGTCAGTGACCTGAGCGCCGAGGGCGCAATGAGCATCCTGCTGAAGGATGCCCTGCAACCCAACCTCGTGCAGAGCCTGGAACACAACCCGGTATTCATCCATGGAGGCCCCTTCGCCAATATCGCCCACGGCTGCAATTCGGTGATGGCCACCCGTTCGGCGTTGAGCCTGAACGATGTCGTGGTGACCGAGGCAGGCTTTGGCGCCGATCTTGGCGCCGAGAAGTTCATCGATATCAAGTGCCGTCATAGCGGGCTGCGCCCGGACGCAGCGGTGCTGGTCTGTACGGTGCGGGCGCTGAAGATGCAGGGCGGCGTCCCCAAGAGCCGGTTGGCCACACCGGATCTTGTGGCATTGCGGGAGGGAGCGGTAAATCTGGAACGCCATATCCGCAACCTGCGGCAGTTCGGGCTGACACCGGTCGTGTCGATCAACCGCTTCCCCACCGACAGCGAAGACGAGATCGCCGAAATCCAGGCCATCTGCCATGAATACGACGTGCAGGCGGTGCCTGCCGAACATTGGGCCCTGGGCGGTGCCGGTGCGACCGAATTAGCCCAGGCGGTGCTGGACCAGATGGCTCTGGGCAAACCGGACGTCCAGTTGCTTTATCCTGACGACGCATCGCTGACCGACAAGATCGAGACCATCGCCACCCGCCTCTACGATGCTGAGCGCGTGGACTATTCGCCGGAAGCCAAACAGCAGCTCGAAGAATATGAGCAACTCGGCTTCGGCCATCTTCCGGTGTGCATCGCCAAGACCCAGTACAGCTTCTCCGCCAACCCCAAACTGCGCGGAGCGCCTTCGGGGCATGCCCTGCCCGTGCGGGAGGCAAGACTTTCAGCCGGCGCGGGATTCGTGGTCGTCATTTGCGGAGATATCATGACCATGCCCGGTCTGCCTCGGCACCCTGCGGCACTGGATATGGGTCTAAGCCCTGAGGGCGATGTCTACGGTCTCGTGTAG
- a CDS encoding glycine cleavage T C-terminal barrel domain-containing protein: MAINFEQARLDYPQQRAGAARHTLSVDQSDRRVPINLRQSGPTPVEMLISTRVRKSPYWHLSVEAGCWRATVYNRMYHPRGYVHPEEGGAMVEYESLVNDVTMWNVAVERQIQVKGPDAEAFVNYVITRDATKIKPMRGKYVILCNEEGGILNDPVLLRIAEDEFWFSLSDSDLELWLRGVNVGKGFDVSIAEIDVAPVQIQGPKSEALMVDLFGEAVRDIPYYGLMAGQVAGHDVIVSQTGFTGEKGYEIYLRNATQHAEDLWYTVLNAGERHNLRVIAPAHHRRIAAGILSWGQDIDQETLPFQCNLAYQVPRNKEADYIGKRRLNEVRNQLEAGNPPFRQVMVGLRFGGANVTDYANDFWLISRQAGEEPVGYVTSPWYSPELETNIALAYVPFELRDIGTRLVVRLPPEYAAPDGSTEVDAEVVEVPFRPSVNPNARERARAKGIDFAD, translated from the coding sequence ATGGCGATTAACTTTGAGCAAGCCCGGCTGGATTACCCGCAACAACGCGCCGGCGCAGCACGTCACACCTTGAGCGTCGACCAGTCCGACCGCCGGGTGCCGATAAACCTCCGGCAGTCCGGCCCCACGCCGGTGGAGATGCTGATTTCCACCCGCGTGCGCAAGTCCCCCTACTGGCACCTGTCGGTAGAAGCCGGCTGCTGGCGAGCCACGGTCTACAATCGGATGTACCACCCGCGCGGCTATGTGCATCCGGAAGAAGGCGGCGCCATGGTGGAGTATGAGTCGCTGGTCAACGACGTGACCATGTGGAATGTCGCGGTTGAACGGCAGATCCAGGTGAAGGGACCGGATGCGGAGGCCTTCGTCAATTACGTCATCACCCGCGACGCGACAAAGATCAAACCGATGCGCGGCAAGTACGTCATCCTCTGTAATGAGGAAGGCGGCATTCTCAACGATCCGGTGCTGCTGCGGATCGCCGAGGACGAGTTCTGGTTCTCGCTCTCGGACAGCGACCTGGAACTGTGGCTACGGGGCGTGAACGTCGGCAAGGGATTCGATGTCTCGATCGCCGAGATCGACGTGGCACCGGTACAGATCCAGGGACCCAAGTCCGAGGCATTGATGGTCGACCTGTTCGGCGAAGCGGTGCGGGATATTCCCTACTACGGCCTGATGGCTGGCCAGGTGGCGGGTCACGACGTGATCGTTTCCCAGACCGGCTTCACCGGTGAGAAGGGTTATGAGATTTACCTCCGCAATGCGACCCAGCATGCCGAGGACCTCTGGTACACCGTGCTCAACGCCGGCGAGCGTCACAACCTGAGGGTTATCGCGCCAGCCCACCATCGGCGGATCGCCGCAGGCATCCTTTCCTGGGGCCAGGACATCGACCAGGAAACCCTCCCCTTCCAATGCAACCTGGCATATCAGGTACCGCGCAACAAGGAAGCCGACTACATCGGCAAGCGGCGCCTCAATGAAGTCCGCAACCAGCTCGAGGCGGGCAATCCACCGTTTCGACAAGTCATGGTTGGGCTGCGTTTCGGCGGCGCCAACGTAACCGATTACGCCAACGATTTCTGGCTAATCAGTCGCCAGGCCGGCGAAGAACCGGTGGGCTACGTCACCTCACCCTGGTACTCACCGGAACTGGAAACCAATATCGCGTTGGCCTACGTGCCTTTCGAACTACGGGATATCGGCACCCGGCTGGTAGTCAGGCTCCCGCCGGAGTATGCCGCACCAGATGGCTCCACGGAGGTGGATGCAGAAGTGGTGGAAGTGCCCTTCCGGCCCTCGGTCAATCCCAATGCCCGCGAACGTGCACGAGCCAAGGGGATCGATTTCGCCGATTGA
- a CDS encoding methylenetetrahydrofolate reductase codes for MELVHEKQTDPDRESACDVMVKVLARSASIEASPRQILAENDQLGWIPAGTFVYVPFLPNAQYSETIDACRQLLAEGLVPVPHFPARAIESHGQASDWLESLAALDVRHLMLIAGDRREPDGPFRDTLDLLATGILKDYPAFALGVAGHPDGHPFADRDELIRALRIKREYAAATGTSMWITTQFAFEANVFIDWLEATHCEIAPLPVYFGLAGPTKLRTLIAYAAQCGVGFSARAMRRRPNTARLLRAWTPDGLVRSLAGYRVEHPDALLRGIHIFPFGGLKRSARWLYEQQGDDPPSLAASPSGG; via the coding sequence ATGGAGCTTGTCCATGAAAAGCAGACTGATCCCGATCGGGAATCCGCCTGCGACGTGATGGTGAAAGTGCTGGCCCGATCCGCATCGATCGAGGCCTCGCCCCGTCAGATCCTGGCGGAAAACGATCAGCTCGGATGGATTCCGGCGGGCACGTTCGTCTACGTGCCCTTCCTGCCCAATGCGCAGTATTCGGAAACCATCGACGCATGCCGTCAGCTGTTGGCCGAGGGTCTGGTACCCGTGCCCCACTTTCCCGCGCGGGCCATCGAAAGCCACGGCCAGGCTTCCGACTGGCTGGAAAGTCTGGCGGCATTGGACGTGCGCCACCTGATGCTGATCGCCGGCGACCGCCGGGAGCCGGACGGGCCGTTCCGGGATACGCTGGATCTGCTGGCTACAGGGATTCTCAAGGACTACCCGGCGTTCGCGTTGGGTGTCGCCGGGCATCCTGACGGCCATCCCTTCGCCGACCGGGACGAACTGATTCGTGCCCTGCGCATCAAACGGGAATATGCGGCCGCCACCGGCACCTCGATGTGGATTACCACCCAGTTTGCCTTCGAGGCCAACGTGTTTATCGACTGGCTTGAAGCCACCCACTGTGAGATCGCGCCGCTGCCCGTCTACTTCGGCCTCGCCGGACCCACCAAGCTGCGCACACTGATCGCATATGCCGCCCAATGCGGCGTCGGCTTCTCCGCCCGGGCCATGCGCCGCCGACCGAATACGGCACGACTGCTGCGCGCCTGGACGCCGGACGGTCTGGTGCGCTCCCTGGCCGGCTATCGGGTGGAGCATCCCGACGCGCTGTTACGGGGCATCCACATCTTTCCGTTCGGCGGGCTGAAACGATCGGCCAGGTGGCTGTATGAACAGCAGGGTGACGACCCACCTTCCCTGGCGGCCTCGCCCTCCGGTGGCTGA
- a CDS encoding GcvT family protein, translating to MAKLPESADVIIVGQGGIVGASVAHHLIENGWTNIVGLEKSAIPTDIGSTSHASDFCFTTSHDKLNIFTTRYSQAFYARRGNYLRKGGMEVARVDDDEWMEELKRKVGSGKAFGTNVSLITPSQAKELFPLLDESQIQGAMWDPEAGLVVPRSQKVAGDLVDEAVASGHLQAFANTPARRIDVRDGRVCGVETDRGYIRAKYVVLTMGIWGPLMARTAGAPLPLMPVEHPLLFFGPYEALKGTGEDMVWPLFRDQRNSAYVRDTGDPTTTEGGHVEWGYYEPDNPRLVYPWDIAEPENARLSPSMRDLSLEQVMSAYEKAIDITPVLGELGWEEKRSFNGLLSVTPDGGSMIGETPEVRNLWFCEAVWVKDGPGAGKLAADWMTKGQAPMDPHSVDIARHYPLQKTPEYVYSRCYETAKKIYTPAVHPREPYVSSRQMRTSPFYPREVELGGYFMEAAGWERAHGYQANEEKLLAKYRDRIPERRNEWDARHFWAVSNAEQLEMSESVGMINLSHFAIFDISGPDAEDLLEYLSVAKVGGSTPVGKGVYTHFLDAQGGIHSDLTIIRTAGDAYRVICGGDTGHRDLVWIRRMAEDKGFGQIHIQDMTDHMATLGLWGPKAHETLAQFVEDPACLAPENFPFATAQTIWVRGIPVWAFRISYVGEQGWELHVPFSYGLRLWDMLYEAGVTPVGIETYANTRRLEKSLRLQNVDLETDYNLYEAGLARPKVKEADFHGKDAYLEQRQRDHQVAYLCTMTMLDNVDAKGVARYPVGQWPILDPATGEVLIDSEGRRSYCTSVVYGPSVGKIILLGYIPHEFAEEGRKLTLEYFHEPFPIRIEAVGCRALYDPENERMKS from the coding sequence ATGGCAAAACTTCCTGAAAGTGCAGACGTCATTATCGTAGGACAAGGCGGTATCGTGGGGGCCTCGGTCGCCCACCACCTGATCGAGAATGGATGGACCAATATTGTCGGGTTGGAGAAATCCGCCATCCCGACGGACATCGGCTCCACCTCCCACGCCTCGGATTTCTGCTTCACCACCTCCCACGACAAGCTCAATATCTTCACGACCCGCTACAGCCAGGCGTTCTATGCCCGCCGGGGCAACTACCTGAGGAAGGGCGGCATGGAAGTGGCGCGCGTGGATGATGACGAGTGGATGGAAGAGCTCAAGCGCAAGGTGGGCTCCGGCAAGGCCTTTGGTACCAACGTCAGCCTGATTACGCCTTCCCAGGCCAAGGAGTTGTTCCCGTTACTGGACGAGAGCCAGATTCAGGGCGCCATGTGGGACCCGGAAGCCGGACTTGTGGTGCCGCGTTCACAGAAAGTCGCCGGCGATCTGGTGGATGAGGCTGTCGCCAGCGGGCATCTGCAGGCTTTTGCCAATACCCCTGCCAGGCGTATCGATGTGCGCGACGGTCGGGTTTGCGGTGTTGAAACCGACCGGGGCTATATCCGGGCCAAATATGTGGTGCTCACCATGGGGATATGGGGCCCGCTGATGGCCCGGACTGCGGGAGCGCCCCTGCCGCTGATGCCGGTCGAGCATCCCCTGCTGTTCTTCGGACCCTATGAAGCGCTCAAGGGCACCGGTGAGGACATGGTCTGGCCGCTGTTCCGCGACCAGCGCAACTCGGCCTATGTACGCGATACCGGCGATCCGACTACCACCGAAGGCGGTCACGTGGAATGGGGCTACTACGAGCCTGATAATCCACGTCTGGTTTATCCGTGGGACATCGCGGAGCCGGAGAACGCCCGTTTGTCTCCCTCCATGCGCGACCTAAGCCTGGAACAGGTGATGAGTGCCTATGAAAAAGCTATCGACATCACGCCGGTGCTCGGCGAACTGGGCTGGGAGGAAAAACGCTCATTCAATGGACTACTGTCAGTAACGCCCGACGGCGGCTCGATGATTGGTGAAACACCCGAGGTCCGGAACCTCTGGTTCTGTGAGGCGGTCTGGGTGAAGGACGGCCCGGGTGCCGGCAAGCTGGCGGCAGATTGGATGACCAAAGGCCAGGCGCCGATGGATCCCCATAGCGTCGATATTGCCCGGCACTATCCGTTGCAAAAGACCCCGGAATACGTCTACAGCCGCTGCTACGAGACCGCCAAGAAGATCTACACCCCAGCGGTGCATCCACGGGAGCCCTACGTTTCCAGTCGACAGATGCGAACCAGCCCGTTCTATCCGCGGGAGGTGGAACTGGGCGGCTATTTTATGGAGGCAGCAGGCTGGGAGCGTGCCCACGGCTACCAGGCCAACGAGGAAAAGTTATTGGCCAAGTACCGTGACCGTATCCCCGAGCGCCGGAACGAGTGGGACGCCCGTCACTTCTGGGCGGTATCCAATGCGGAACAGCTGGAGATGAGTGAAAGCGTGGGCATGATTAACCTGTCCCACTTCGCCATTTTCGATATCTCCGGGCCGGACGCGGAAGACCTGCTGGAGTACCTGTCCGTTGCCAAGGTGGGCGGTTCGACGCCGGTCGGTAAAGGCGTTTACACACACTTCCTCGATGCTCAGGGCGGCATTCATTCCGACCTGACCATTATCCGCACCGCAGGTGATGCCTACCGGGTCATCTGCGGCGGCGATACCGGACATCGGGATCTGGTCTGGATCAGGCGCATGGCTGAGGATAAAGGCTTCGGGCAGATCCATATCCAGGATATGACCGACCACATGGCCACGCTTGGGTTGTGGGGCCCAAAAGCACACGAAACCCTGGCCCAATTCGTCGAGGATCCGGCCTGCCTTGCGCCGGAAAACTTCCCCTTTGCCACCGCGCAGACTATCTGGGTGAGGGGCATTCCGGTGTGGGCGTTCCGTATCTCCTACGTCGGCGAGCAGGGCTGGGAGCTGCACGTGCCGTTCAGTTACGGCCTGCGGCTATGGGATATGCTGTACGAGGCCGGCGTCACCCCTGTGGGCATCGAAACCTACGCCAACACTCGGCGCCTGGAAAAGAGCCTGCGCCTGCAGAATGTGGACCTGGAGACCGACTACAACCTCTACGAAGCTGGCCTGGCGCGTCCCAAGGTGAAGGAGGCGGATTTCCATGGCAAGGACGCCTATCTGGAACAGCGCCAGCGTGATCACCAGGTGGCTTACCTGTGCACCATGACCATGCTGGATAACGTGGATGCAAAAGGCGTGGCCCGCTATCCGGTCGGCCAATGGCCAATCCTCGATCCGGCCACCGGCGAGGTGTTGATTGACAGCGAAGGTCGCCGGTCCTATTGCACCAGCGTGGTTTACGGGCCATCGGTGGGCAAGATTATCCTGTTGGGTTATATACCCCATGAATTCGCAGAAGAGGGCAGGAAGCTGACGCTGGAGTATTTCCATGAGCCGTTTCCGATCCGGATCGAAGCGGTGGGTTGTCGGGCGCTCTACGACCCGGAGAATGAGCGTATGAAATCCTAG
- a CDS encoding sensor domain-containing diguanylate cyclase, translating into MPREESVVSATVNDVLPYVFEHMDVAVVVADAEYRIAMVNNAACEMFGYAREELLGQKARILCADARGSSLYRRASDSARTNPPGNVTVTRYRRKSGERFDGETRGGALDGGSGQVVALIRDVSERIALERVLNRLYALMLCRNLSFEERVDAILRMGCDYFGLPVGIFSRIVGAVYEVRQVVHPEEAIARGTKLDFSDTYCSHVYKEGDVGAFHHVGQSELKTHPCYRNLKLEAYLGATIFVDGRRYGTLNFSSSQPANPFSAQDRELIRLFADWIGYELAHFNDLESVARTDPLTGLFNRRYAESRLEAELQRIRQFNLPLAVALVAVDNVKAMNTDFGHKAGDNALKLFAHKARLLGRLTDVIGRWGGGTFLIILPVTDEEGALKMLGRLAKGVGSTGSGVEEGPVELTLSIGLGLAQPVDDKYSLVQRVEEALYRAKASGGDCIRMGY; encoded by the coding sequence GTGCCTCGCGAAGAAAGCGTTGTCTCCGCAACAGTGAACGATGTGCTTCCCTACGTGTTCGAACATATGGATGTAGCGGTGGTCGTCGCCGATGCCGAATATCGCATTGCGATGGTGAACAACGCCGCCTGTGAGATGTTCGGATACGCGCGGGAGGAACTGTTGGGGCAGAAAGCCCGGATCCTCTGCGCCGATGCCCGGGGCTCTTCCCTCTACCGTCGGGCTTCCGATAGCGCCAGAACCAATCCCCCCGGGAACGTAACGGTCACCCGCTACCGTCGGAAGAGCGGCGAGCGGTTCGACGGCGAAACCCGTGGTGGAGCATTGGACGGCGGGAGTGGCCAGGTCGTCGCGCTGATCCGTGACGTATCTGAGCGTATCGCCCTGGAGCGGGTGCTCAATCGCCTGTATGCGTTGATGCTCTGTCGCAACCTGAGTTTCGAGGAGAGGGTGGACGCTATCCTGCGTATGGGCTGCGACTATTTCGGCTTACCCGTCGGGATCTTCAGTCGGATCGTCGGCGCAGTTTATGAAGTAAGGCAGGTCGTTCATCCGGAAGAGGCCATAGCGCGTGGCACCAAGTTGGATTTCAGCGATACCTATTGCAGCCACGTCTATAAGGAGGGCGATGTCGGCGCCTTCCATCACGTCGGCCAGTCGGAGCTGAAAACCCATCCGTGCTATCGCAACCTCAAGCTTGAGGCCTATCTCGGCGCGACTATCTTTGTCGATGGCCGGCGTTACGGCACCCTCAATTTTTCCAGTAGCCAACCGGCAAATCCGTTTTCAGCCCAGGACAGGGAGCTGATCCGCCTGTTCGCCGACTGGATCGGCTACGAGTTAGCACATTTCAACGACCTCGAATCGGTCGCACGTACCGATCCGCTGACCGGCCTGTTCAACCGCCGTTACGCTGAGAGCCGGCTGGAGGCTGAGCTGCAGCGGATTCGGCAGTTCAATCTGCCCCTGGCTGTGGCCCTCGTTGCCGTGGATAACGTCAAGGCCATGAATACTGACTTCGGCCATAAGGCGGGTGACAACGCCCTCAAGCTATTCGCCCATAAGGCGCGCCTGCTGGGCCGGTTGACCGACGTGATTGGACGTTGGGGAGGCGGAACGTTTTTGATCATCCTTCCGGTGACCGACGAGGAGGGGGCCTTGAAAATGCTCGGGCGTCTGGCAAAGGGAGTGGGCAGCACAGGGTCCGGTGTTGAGGAAGGCCCGGTTGAACTCACCCTGAGTATCGGTCTGGGATTGGCCCAGCCCGTGGACGATAAATATAGCCTGGTCCAGCGGGTGGAAGAGGCTTTGTACCGTGCGAAAGCTTCGGGTGGGGACTGTATCCGCATGGGTTACTAG